In a single window of the Ancylobacter polymorphus genome:
- a CDS encoding PQQ-dependent sugar dehydrogenase, with product MANYVKISGFLGACITGVVHFLTDLRKAPALAEEAGYGDLPKLPKPKPTLIPIMKIAPAVGWGPGQKPKPAPGFKVSFFAEGLDHPRWVYELPNGDILVAETAGPPWPAGIFSLRWWAMGFVMVRAGAGVKSANRITLLRDADGDGVAEIKLPFIENLYSPFGMALVGDQLYVANADSLVRFPYVPGATRIDAPPVKICDLPSGRNHHWTKSLVANKEGTKLYVGVGSNSNVAEFGMEEEVDRAAILEVDIATGKYRVFAGGLRNPVGMDWNPVTGELWTSVNERDEIGDDLVPDYMTSVKDGAFYGWPYCYYDKIVDERVKPQRPDLVAASLKPDYALGSHTASLGLTFVDDDRFGARFRNGVFIGQHGSWNRNPPSGYRVIFVPFEHGKPAGPPEEILGGFRVDGKALGRPVGVIVDKRGGLLCVDDVGDCIWRVSPV from the coding sequence ATGGCCAACTACGTGAAGATCAGCGGCTTTCTGGGCGCCTGCATCACCGGCGTCGTCCATTTCCTCACGGATCTGCGCAAGGCACCCGCCCTTGCCGAGGAAGCCGGCTATGGCGACCTGCCCAAGCTGCCGAAGCCCAAGCCGACCCTCATCCCCATCATGAAGATCGCCCCGGCCGTCGGCTGGGGGCCCGGCCAGAAGCCCAAGCCCGCTCCGGGTTTCAAGGTGAGCTTCTTCGCCGAGGGCCTCGACCATCCGCGCTGGGTCTATGAACTGCCCAATGGCGACATTCTCGTCGCCGAGACCGCCGGCCCGCCCTGGCCGGCCGGCATCTTCAGCCTGCGCTGGTGGGCGATGGGCTTCGTGATGGTGCGCGCCGGCGCCGGCGTGAAGAGCGCCAACCGCATCACCCTGCTGCGCGACGCCGATGGCGACGGGGTCGCCGAGATCAAGCTGCCCTTCATCGAGAACCTCTACTCGCCCTTCGGCATGGCGCTGGTGGGTGACCAGCTCTATGTGGCGAACGCGGATTCGCTGGTGCGTTTCCCCTATGTGCCCGGCGCCACCCGCATCGACGCGCCCCCGGTGAAGATCTGCGACCTGCCGTCCGGCCGCAACCACCACTGGACCAAGAGCCTCGTCGCCAACAAGGAGGGCACCAAGCTCTATGTCGGCGTCGGCTCCAACTCCAACGTCGCCGAGTTCGGCATGGAGGAGGAGGTGGACCGCGCCGCCATTCTGGAAGTCGACATCGCGACGGGAAAATACCGCGTCTTCGCCGGCGGCCTGCGCAACCCGGTGGGCATGGACTGGAACCCGGTGACCGGCGAATTGTGGACCAGCGTCAACGAGCGCGACGAGATCGGCGACGATCTGGTGCCGGACTACATGACCTCGGTGAAGGACGGCGCCTTCTATGGCTGGCCCTATTGCTACTACGACAAGATCGTCGACGAGCGGGTGAAGCCGCAGCGGCCGGATCTGGTCGCGGCCTCGCTCAAGCCGGATTATGCGCTCGGCTCCCACACCGCCTCGCTCGGCCTCACCTTCGTCGATGACGACCGTTTCGGCGCGCGCTTCCGCAACGGTGTCTTCATCGGCCAGCACGGCTCCTGGAACCGCAACCCGCCCTCCGGCTACCGGGTGATCTTCGTGCCCTTCGAGCACGGCAAGCCGGCTGGCCCGCCGGAGGAAATCCTCGGCGGCTTCCGCGTCGACGGCAAGGCGCTGGGGCGCCCGGTGGGGGTGATCGTCGACAAGCGCGGCGGGCTTCTGTGCGTCGACGATGTCGGCGACTGCATCTGGCGCGTCTCGCCGGTCTGA
- a CDS encoding GNAT family N-acetyltransferase gives MTSAGTRPAPTIRPMERADLTAAADMIARLAHHVRPGFRPGADAASLERYGPTGLGLFEAVIARRDSAAVGLCLYTYAFSGWRGRPGVFIEDLYVAETERGSGLGRALLAAVIAREAPKGCSFIKLHVDKANAGAQAFYARLGFVPEAHDDTLTLEEEGLRAITATF, from the coding sequence GCCGATGGAGCGGGCCGACCTCACCGCCGCCGCCGACATGATCGCACGGCTGGCGCATCACGTCCGGCCCGGCTTTCGACCGGGCGCCGATGCCGCGAGCCTGGAGCGCTATGGCCCGACCGGGCTGGGCCTGTTCGAGGCGGTCATCGCCCGGCGGGACAGCGCCGCAGTGGGGCTCTGCCTCTACACCTACGCCTTTTCCGGCTGGCGCGGCCGGCCCGGGGTGTTCATCGAGGACCTCTATGTCGCGGAGACGGAGCGCGGCAGCGGCCTCGGGCGCGCCCTGCTGGCCGCCGTCATCGCCCGCGAGGCGCCAAAGGGCTGCAGCTTCATCAAGCTGCATGTCGACAAGGCCAATGCCGGCGCCCAGGCCTTTTATGCGCGGCTCGGCTTCGTGCCGGAAGCGCATGACGACACCCTCACCCTCGAAGAGGAGGGCTTGCGCGCGATCACCGCAACGTTCTGA
- a CDS encoding glycosyl hydrolase family 8 encodes MVRLRRGAGVVAVMLMAAAFLVAPGAFAKEPPGMISRDDWAAYSARFVDPSGRVIDDANGRISHSEGQGYGMLLAYLAGDKAGFERIWTFTRTELLIRDDGLAAWRWDPDADPHVTDINAASDGDILIAYALALAGEAWSVPDYVSSATRIARALGQQVVRREAGRLVLLPGVTGFSVGERPDGPVLNLSYWIFEAFPVFARLAPDVDWAGLAASGRELLSLARLGPAKLPPDWISAPAGRPLAPAEGFEPVFGYNSLRIVLYLLRAGIPDSDVQKAILNNWMVQNGGMPAIVNIPTGKALARLSEPGYRMLAATLACAIDGTAIPADLRRLQPSQYYPSTLYLLSLSLVSEKYPTCLR; translated from the coding sequence ATGGTGCGTCTGCGCCGGGGGGCCGGCGTCGTTGCCGTGATGCTGATGGCGGCGGCGTTTCTCGTCGCGCCGGGCGCCTTCGCAAAGGAGCCGCCCGGCATGATCTCCCGCGACGATTGGGCCGCCTATTCCGCACGCTTCGTCGATCCCAGCGGCCGGGTCATCGACGACGCGAACGGCCGGATCAGCCATTCCGAAGGGCAGGGCTATGGCATGCTGCTCGCCTATCTCGCCGGCGACAAGGCGGGGTTCGAGCGGATATGGACCTTTACCCGTACCGAACTGCTGATCCGCGACGACGGCCTCGCGGCCTGGCGCTGGGACCCGGATGCGGACCCGCACGTCACCGATATCAATGCCGCCAGCGACGGCGACATTCTCATCGCCTATGCGCTTGCCCTCGCGGGGGAGGCGTGGAGCGTTCCGGACTATGTGAGCAGCGCGACCCGCATCGCGCGGGCGCTCGGGCAGCAGGTGGTGCGGCGTGAGGCGGGCCGGCTCGTGCTGCTGCCGGGCGTCACCGGCTTTTCGGTCGGCGAGCGGCCGGACGGGCCGGTGCTGAACCTGTCCTATTGGATCTTCGAGGCCTTTCCGGTCTTTGCCCGGCTCGCGCCTGACGTCGACTGGGCGGGCCTTGCCGCCTCCGGCCGGGAACTGCTGTCCCTCGCCCGCCTCGGCCCGGCCAAGCTGCCGCCCGACTGGATTTCCGCGCCGGCCGGTCGCCCGCTGGCGCCGGCGGAGGGCTTCGAACCAGTCTTTGGTTACAATTCGTTAAGGATAGTTCTTTACCTTCTGCGCGCCGGTATCCCCGACTCCGACGTTCAAAAAGCCATTCTCAACAATTGGATGGTGCAGAACGGGGGAATGCCGGCGATCGTGAATATCCCGACCGGCAAGGCCCTGGCCCGGCTGTCGGAGCCCGGCTACCGGATGCTGGCGGCGACGCTGGCCTGTGCGATCGACGGCACGGCGATTCCGGCCGATCTCAGGCGCCTGCAACCGAGCCAGTACTACCCGTCGACCCTTTATCTTCTTAGCCTGTCGCTGGTGAGTGAGAAATATCCGACATGTCTTCGCTGA
- a CDS encoding response regulator transcription factor, whose product MNDMRGSEAGSGPHILVVDDDQQIRKLLGRYLAEQNFRVSLAADGKEAERRLAEGRIDLIVLDLMLPDVSGLDLCRTIRTRSSVPIILLTALKEDVDRIIGLEIGADDYLGKPFNPRELVARIRAVLRRLSPRDTTPAPALRLRFGGFLADSTSRQLWDSQGREIVLTGAEFDLLLAFLERPGRMLSREQLLDLTHGRVPSGFDRSIDVLISRLRRKMGDAGSFQIIKTLRNGGYQLAARVEPAADEGEVSR is encoded by the coding sequence ATGAACGACATGCGCGGTTCGGAAGCGGGCAGCGGCCCGCACATACTCGTGGTCGACGACGACCAGCAGATTCGCAAGCTGCTCGGGCGCTATCTCGCCGAGCAGAATTTCCGCGTGTCGCTGGCGGCCGATGGCAAGGAGGCCGAGCGCCGCCTCGCCGAGGGGCGCATCGATCTCATCGTGCTCGATCTCATGCTGCCGGATGTGTCCGGGCTCGACCTGTGCCGGACGATCCGCACTCGCTCCTCCGTTCCCATCATCCTCCTCACCGCACTGAAGGAGGATGTGGATCGCATCATCGGGTTGGAGATCGGCGCCGACGATTATCTCGGCAAGCCGTTCAATCCGCGCGAGCTGGTGGCGCGCATCCGCGCCGTTCTCCGCCGTCTCTCGCCGCGCGACACCACGCCGGCGCCGGCGCTGCGCCTGCGTTTCGGCGGCTTCCTCGCCGATTCCACCAGCCGCCAGCTGTGGGATTCGCAAGGGCGGGAAATCGTGCTCACCGGCGCCGAGTTCGACCTGCTCCTCGCCTTTCTCGAACGCCCGGGACGCATGCTGTCGCGCGAGCAGCTGCTGGACCTCACCCACGGGCGGGTCCCTTCCGGCTTCGACCGGTCCATCGATGTCCTCATCAGCCGGCTGCGTCGAAAGATGGGCGATGCCGGCAGTTTCCAGATCATCAAGACATTGCGCAACGGGGGGTATCAGCTCGCCGCGCGCGTGGAACCTGCGGCCGATGAGGGCGAGGTTTCGCGATGA
- a CDS encoding ATP-binding protein, producing MRAKFTALLVGSVLGVLLLATGLSMLFLKQPNFARVDEAAATQISMLADLAARSQGSLEEGPYGRIADAPAGGPQIRPMTDAINSVLMRRGHKLHVVVSNPADFDWPVVSASLADGRWMIMPLGIPMPGPQRGWALVGWILLVAVGVTLVMVLAVRRFTEPLALLQRTADAITPCSGLHPVAEKGPAEVRAAARAINQLAARLHQVMESRMRLVAAAGHDLRTPMTRMRLRAEFLAEEERAAFIDDLDELDGIADSAIRLVREEVEDGRGETLSLDAMVADTVAELRAIGYAVSLERASPVIIQARPEALRRALRNLFINAATHGRQARVRVEAVEGLGRVVIEDVGPGIPEELLPHVFEPFFRVDPARGAPGAGLGLAIAEQIVTRSGGSLILENMAVGLRQRVDFPAVGSSADLSEVG from the coding sequence ATGCGCGCCAAGTTCACGGCGCTGCTGGTCGGTTCCGTTCTTGGCGTGCTTCTGCTGGCGACGGGCCTCTCGATGCTCTTCCTGAAGCAGCCCAATTTCGCGCGGGTTGACGAGGCGGCGGCGACACAGATCAGCATGCTGGCCGATCTGGCCGCGCGCAGCCAGGGCTCGCTGGAAGAGGGGCCTTATGGTCGCATCGCCGACGCGCCGGCTGGCGGGCCCCAGATCCGGCCGATGACCGACGCCATCAATAGCGTCCTGATGCGCCGCGGACATAAGCTGCATGTCGTCGTTTCCAACCCGGCGGATTTCGACTGGCCCGTGGTCTCAGCCTCGCTGGCGGATGGGCGCTGGATGATCATGCCCCTGGGGATTCCGATGCCGGGCCCGCAAAGAGGCTGGGCTCTGGTGGGCTGGATCCTGCTGGTGGCCGTGGGCGTAACGCTGGTCATGGTGCTCGCGGTCCGCCGCTTCACCGAACCGCTGGCGCTGCTGCAGCGCACGGCGGATGCCATCACGCCCTGCAGTGGCCTCCATCCTGTCGCGGAGAAAGGCCCCGCCGAAGTGCGGGCGGCGGCGCGCGCCATCAACCAGCTTGCGGCGCGGCTGCATCAGGTGATGGAAAGCCGCATGCGGCTGGTCGCCGCCGCCGGTCACGATCTTCGCACCCCGATGACGCGCATGCGCCTGCGGGCCGAGTTCCTGGCGGAGGAGGAGCGCGCGGCCTTCATCGACGACCTCGACGAACTCGACGGGATCGCCGACAGCGCCATTCGGCTGGTGCGCGAGGAGGTGGAGGATGGTCGGGGCGAGACACTGTCTCTGGACGCCATGGTGGCCGACACGGTCGCGGAACTGCGGGCGATCGGATATGCGGTGTCCCTGGAGCGCGCCTCTCCGGTGATCATCCAGGCCCGGCCGGAGGCGTTGCGGCGCGCGCTGCGCAACCTGTTCATCAATGCCGCCACCCACGGACGGCAGGCGCGTGTGCGGGTGGAGGCGGTCGAAGGCCTCGGCCGGGTGGTGATCGAGGATGTCGGCCCGGGGATTCCCGAGGAATTGCTGCCCCACGTCTTCGAGCCCTTCTTTCGCGTCGATCCGGCGCGCGGTGCGCCGGGGGCGGGGCTGGGCCTTGCCATCGCCGAGCAGATTGTCACCCGCAGCGGGGGCAGCCTGATCCTCGAAAACATGGCCGTTGGGTTGCGCCAGCGCGTCGACTTTCCCGCGGTCGGCAGCAGTGCCGACCTATCCGAGGTAGGATAA
- a CDS encoding ABC-F family ATP-binding cassette domain-containing protein — MIRLDSIGKQNGKQLVFIEASATLLKGEKVGLVGPNGAGKTTLFRLITGEEAPDEGQVSVDRGITIGYFSQDVGDMAGKSVLAEVMDGAGPVSSIAAELRELEAAMVDPDRADEMDAVIERYGEVQARFEELDGYSLEGRASEVLAGLGFSQEMMEGDVGRLSGGWKMRVALGRILLMRPDVMLLDEPSNHLDIESLIWLEAFLKNFDGALMMTSHDRAFMNRIVNKIVEIDAGALTSYSGDYEFYAQQRALAEKQQQAQFERQQAMLAKEIAFIERFKARASHAAQVQSRVKKLDKIERVEPPRRRQTVAFEFQPPPRSGEDVVSLKNVHKSYGARRIYEGLDFHVRRRERWCVMGVNGAGKSTLLKLVTGETAPDDGSVAVGGSVKMAYFAQHAMEVLEGERTVFETLEDAFPQAGQGSLRSLLGCFGFSGDDVEKKCRVLSGGEKARLAMARMLYDPPNFLVLDEPTNHLDIATKEMLIAALADYEGTMLFVSHDRHFLAALSNRVLELTPDGIHQYGGGYVEYVARTGQEAPGLRN, encoded by the coding sequence ATGATCCGGCTCGATTCCATCGGCAAGCAGAACGGCAAGCAACTCGTCTTCATCGAGGCGTCGGCGACGCTGCTGAAGGGCGAGAAGGTGGGGCTCGTCGGCCCCAACGGCGCCGGCAAGACCACGCTGTTCCGCCTCATCACCGGCGAAGAGGCCCCGGATGAGGGGCAGGTCTCGGTCGATCGCGGCATCACCATCGGCTATTTCAGCCAGGATGTCGGCGACATGGCCGGCAAGTCGGTGCTGGCGGAGGTGATGGACGGCGCCGGCCCGGTGAGCAGCATTGCCGCCGAACTGCGCGAGCTCGAAGCGGCCATGGTCGACCCCGACCGTGCCGACGAGATGGATGCCGTCATCGAGCGCTATGGAGAGGTGCAGGCGCGCTTCGAGGAGCTGGACGGCTATTCGCTGGAAGGCCGGGCGAGCGAGGTGCTGGCCGGCCTCGGTTTCTCGCAGGAAATGATGGAGGGCGATGTCGGCCGCCTCTCCGGCGGCTGGAAGATGCGCGTCGCGCTCGGCCGCATCCTGCTCATGCGCCCCGACGTGATGCTGCTCGACGAGCCTTCCAACCATCTCGACATTGAGAGCCTGATCTGGCTGGAGGCGTTCCTGAAGAATTTCGACGGCGCGCTGATGATGACCTCGCATGACCGCGCCTTCATGAACCGCATCGTCAACAAGATCGTCGAGATCGACGCCGGCGCGCTCACCTCCTATTCCGGCGACTATGAGTTTTATGCCCAGCAGCGGGCGCTCGCCGAAAAGCAGCAGCAGGCGCAGTTCGAGCGCCAGCAGGCGATGCTGGCCAAGGAAATCGCCTTCATCGAACGCTTCAAGGCCCGCGCATCCCACGCCGCGCAGGTGCAGAGCCGGGTGAAGAAGCTCGACAAGATCGAGCGTGTCGAGCCGCCGCGCCGGCGCCAGACGGTGGCGTTCGAGTTCCAGCCGCCGCCGCGCTCCGGCGAGGATGTGGTCAGCCTGAAGAATGTGCATAAGAGCTACGGCGCCCGGCGCATCTATGAGGGGCTGGATTTCCATGTGCGCCGGCGCGAGCGCTGGTGCGTGATGGGCGTCAACGGTGCCGGAAAGTCGACCCTGCTCAAGCTGGTGACGGGCGAGACCGCGCCAGACGATGGCAGCGTCGCGGTGGGCGGCAGCGTGAAGATGGCCTATTTCGCCCAGCACGCCATGGAGGTGCTGGAAGGCGAGCGCACCGTGTTCGAGACGCTGGAAGACGCCTTTCCGCAGGCGGGGCAGGGGTCGCTGCGTTCCCTGCTCGGCTGCTTCGGCTTCTCCGGCGACGATGTGGAGAAGAAGTGCCGGGTGCTCTCAGGCGGCGAGAAGGCGCGTCTCGCCATGGCCCGGATGCTCTACGACCCGCCGAACTTCCTGGTGCTCGACGAGCCGACCAACCATCTCGACATCGCCACCAAGGAAATGCTCATCGCCGCGCTGGCGGACTATGAGGGCACGATGTTGTTCGTCAGCCATGACCGGCACTTCCTCGCCGCGCTGTCGAACCGCGTGCTGGAACTGACGCCGGACGGCATCCACCAATATGGCGGCGGCTATGTCGAATATGTCGCGCGCACCGGGCAGGAAGCGCCGGGGCTGCGGAACTGA
- a CDS encoding NAD-dependent malic enzyme, which translates to MSPSATQPSLFGPSLLHDPVFNRGSAFSAEDRARLGLEGFLPPVADTLETQVARIHLQLSALDNDLQKYLLLSDLQARNETLYYAVLMSDPAVFMPLVYTPTVGEACQKYDHVLRATRGLYLPITFKGRLKEVLSHWPQKDVRFIVVTDGERILGLGDLGVNGMGIPVGKLALYSVCAGVPPEMTLPITLDVGTNNGTLLDDPLYLGLRQNRVRGAEYDAFIAEFVEAVTELFPLCCLQWEDFANINAVPILERYRDQICTYNDDIQGTAAVAVAGIYGALKLSGQKLTDQTFLFLGGGSAATGIAELISEAMVLEGATIEEARARNWLFDVNGLMVNSRSDIAGFQKPFAHDHAPISNFVEAIEAIRPTGIIGVSTVPKLFNQAVIEAMARINARPIIFPYSNPTSRSECTAEEAYKWSNGQAIFASGSPFPPLEFGGKRFVPGQGNNVYIFPAMGMAVLATQASRVTEDMFIVAAKAVAEQVTPEDLALGLIYPPQRDIRKASLHVAARIAELIFDKGLARVPRPADIEAHINELAYIPRYPAL; encoded by the coding sequence ATGTCGCCGTCCGCCACCCAGCCGAGCCTCTTCGGCCCTTCGCTGCTGCATGATCCTGTCTTCAACCGCGGCAGCGCCTTCTCGGCCGAGGATCGGGCGCGGCTCGGGCTTGAGGGCTTCCTGCCGCCGGTGGCCGATACGCTGGAGACGCAGGTGGCGCGCATTCACCTGCAGCTCTCGGCGCTCGACAATGACCTGCAGAAATATCTGCTGCTGAGCGACCTGCAGGCGCGCAACGAGACGCTGTACTACGCGGTGCTGATGTCCGATCCGGCGGTGTTCATGCCGCTGGTCTATACGCCCACCGTGGGCGAAGCCTGCCAGAAATACGACCATGTGCTGCGTGCCACGCGCGGCCTGTATCTGCCGATCACGTTCAAGGGTCGGCTGAAGGAGGTTCTGTCGCACTGGCCGCAGAAGGATGTGCGCTTCATCGTCGTCACCGATGGCGAGCGGATTCTCGGGCTCGGCGATCTCGGCGTGAACGGCATGGGCATTCCGGTCGGCAAGCTCGCGCTCTATTCCGTCTGCGCCGGCGTGCCGCCGGAAATGACGCTGCCGATCACCCTCGATGTCGGCACCAATAACGGCACGCTGCTCGACGATCCGCTCTATCTCGGCCTGCGCCAGAACCGGGTGCGCGGCGCGGAGTACGACGCCTTCATCGCCGAGTTCGTCGAGGCGGTGACCGAGCTGTTCCCGCTGTGCTGCCTGCAATGGGAAGACTTCGCCAACATCAACGCCGTGCCGATCCTTGAGCGCTACCGCGACCAGATCTGCACCTATAATGACGACATCCAGGGCACGGCCGCCGTCGCCGTGGCGGGCATTTACGGCGCGCTCAAGCTCTCGGGCCAGAAGCTCACCGACCAGACCTTCCTGTTCCTCGGCGGCGGCTCGGCGGCCACCGGCATCGCCGAGCTGATCAGCGAAGCCATGGTGCTGGAAGGCGCGACCATCGAGGAAGCCCGCGCCCGCAACTGGCTGTTCGACGTGAACGGGCTGATGGTGAATTCGCGCAGCGACATCGCCGGCTTTCAGAAGCCCTTCGCCCATGACCACGCGCCGATCTCGAATTTCGTCGAGGCCATCGAGGCGATCCGGCCGACGGGGATCATCGGCGTCAGCACCGTGCCGAAGCTGTTCAACCAGGCGGTGATCGAGGCGATGGCGCGGATCAATGCCCGGCCGATCATCTTCCCCTACTCCAACCCGACCTCACGCTCGGAATGCACGGCGGAAGAGGCCTATAAATGGTCGAACGGCCAGGCCATCTTCGCCAGCGGCAGCCCGTTTCCGCCGCTGGAGTTCGGCGGCAAGCGTTTCGTCCCGGGCCAGGGCAACAATGTCTACATCTTCCCGGCCATGGGAATGGCGGTGCTCGCCACCCAGGCCAGCCGCGTGACCGAGGACATGTTCATCGTCGCCGCCAAGGCGGTGGCGGAACAGGTGACGCCAGAAGACCTCGCGCTCGGGCTGATCTATCCGCCGCAGCGCGACATCCGCAAAGCCTCGCTGCATGTGGCGGCGCGCATTGCCGAACTCATCTTCGACAAGGGCCTCGCCCGCGTGCCGCGCCCCGCCGATATCGAGGCCCACATCAACGAACTGGCCTATATCCCCCGCTATCCCGCGCTGTGA
- a CDS encoding YheC/YheD family protein, translating into MPDTPTILLLGHETTLHQSYSPIRLRAVVGEAAYRGVRVLLARSADCDMEAERIRAHEYVDGAWRAVDVPVPRLVVAAAPPTRPAHRVVDAWLRARTKVLAFDGYDKHQMAAMLAAYPHLKPHIIPEEVLVAERVEAQIAEWLAGGPIVVKRADGSLGTGIFFLIPQGDEVAVHKDEHSWRGTRADAIARVMGAIRVRMGYRTYLVQRFIDTHDLAGQPATVRADMVRRPDDGWDFFRLTGRVSLGSKLISNRAKGSALIDAESYFIARGAADPEGKVREAQALCRQIASTLCQQPGLGACYEFGIDLAVDQDLQFWFLEANKRPLANGAEIERMMPAMTYWLSQLDG; encoded by the coding sequence ATGCCCGATACGCCGACGATCCTCCTTCTCGGACATGAGACCACCCTTCACCAATCCTATTCGCCGATCCGGCTGCGCGCCGTCGTTGGCGAGGCGGCCTATCGCGGCGTGCGGGTGCTGCTGGCCCGCAGCGCCGACTGCGACATGGAAGCGGAGCGGATCAGGGCGCATGAGTATGTCGACGGGGCCTGGAGGGCGGTCGATGTCCCGGTGCCGCGGCTCGTGGTGGCGGCCGCGCCGCCGACCCGGCCCGCGCATCGCGTCGTTGATGCCTGGCTGCGGGCGCGCACCAAGGTTCTCGCCTTCGATGGCTATGACAAGCACCAGATGGCCGCGATGCTGGCCGCCTATCCGCATCTGAAGCCGCATATCATTCCTGAAGAGGTGCTCGTCGCCGAACGGGTCGAGGCGCAGATCGCCGAATGGCTGGCCGGCGGCCCCATCGTGGTCAAGCGCGCCGATGGCTCGCTGGGCACCGGAATCTTCTTCCTCATTCCCCAGGGCGACGAGGTTGCCGTTCACAAGGACGAGCACTCCTGGCGGGGCACGCGCGCGGACGCGATTGCGCGCGTCATGGGCGCCATCCGCGTGCGCATGGGCTACCGCACCTATCTGGTGCAGCGCTTCATCGACACCCACGACCTGGCCGGGCAGCCGGCGACGGTGCGTGCCGACATGGTGCGTCGGCCGGACGATGGCTGGGACTTCTTCCGCCTGACCGGCCGCGTCTCGCTTGGGTCCAAGCTGATATCGAACCGGGCCAAGGGCAGCGCGCTGATCGACGCGGAATCCTATTTCATCGCGCGTGGGGCGGCCGATCCCGAGGGCAAGGTCCGCGAGGCCCAGGCGCTGTGTCGGCAAATCGCCAGCACGCTGTGCCAGCAGCCGGGCCTTGGCGCCTGCTATGAGTTCGGCATCGACCTGGCCGTCGACCAGGATCTGCAGTTCTGGTTCCTCGAAGCCAACAAGCGCCCCCTCGCCAATGGGGCCGAGATCGAACGGATGATGCCCGCGATGACCTATTGGCTGTCGCAGCTCGACGGCTGA
- a CDS encoding acyl carrier protein, which translates to MQASFDSDRVLRWIVVYLAVISGEDSDTIDPDMPLSHFDLDSVDAVEMALQFETTFDRQIGAEFFLAANATVRGLAELIIANAAAHAD; encoded by the coding sequence ATGCAGGCATCATTCGACAGCGACCGCGTTCTCCGCTGGATCGTCGTTTATCTCGCTGTCATTTCCGGTGAGGACAGCGATACGATCGACCCGGACATGCCGCTTTCGCATTTCGACCTCGATTCCGTGGACGCCGTCGAAATGGCGCTCCAGTTCGAGACGACGTTCGATCGTCAGATCGGAGCGGAGTTCTTCCTCGCCGCGAACGCGACGGTGCGGGGGCTTGCCGAGCTGATCATCGCCAATGCCGCCGCGCACGCCGATTGA
- a CDS encoding DUF2254 domain-containing protein encodes MEHWSLPAWLLGVWDRLRSSFWFLPSAMAAGATALSFALVWLDTWLGQESIERLGWLYGFGPEGARAVLSAVAGSMITVAGLTFSMTMLTLQLASQQFGPRLLSSFMSDRGNQLVLGTFTSTFLYCLLVLRTVRGTEDANFVPHLSVTFGVVLAALSLAVLIYFIHHVANSIRIETVLADLSQETRGTIERLFPAQMGQEPERRDGHTPASLLHMLEGDSRAVFVDGSGYVQRLDEAALMRIATEHDLVIGVDSPPGRFVTERIPLLRAAPRARVSEAVEDRLRQAFVLGADRTPMQDLQFSLHRFVEIAQRALSPGINDPTTALYCIDRLEQALCLLAERDMPSPVRADEAGRPRVLVPVNTFEEFACPALAAIARYGMNDADVVRQLLASTKGLETIAPRNARDALRRLAAAIESESGASLKSFDIGVSPHGPTYPYG; translated from the coding sequence ATGGAGCACTGGTCATTGCCGGCATGGCTGCTTGGCGTATGGGACCGCCTGCGGTCAAGTTTCTGGTTCTTGCCCTCGGCGATGGCCGCCGGTGCCACCGCACTTTCCTTTGCCCTCGTCTGGCTCGACACATGGCTGGGCCAGGAGTCGATCGAGCGACTGGGCTGGCTCTACGGCTTCGGGCCGGAGGGTGCACGCGCGGTGTTGTCCGCCGTCGCCGGCTCGATGATCACCGTCGCCGGCCTCACCTTTTCAATGACCATGCTGACGCTGCAACTGGCCTCGCAGCAATTCGGCCCGCGACTGCTGAGCAGCTTCATGAGCGACCGCGGCAACCAGCTGGTGCTGGGAACCTTCACCAGCACATTCCTCTACTGCCTGCTGGTGCTGCGCACCGTGCGCGGCACCGAGGACGCAAACTTCGTTCCGCATCTGTCCGTTACCTTCGGCGTCGTGCTGGCCGCGCTGAGCCTCGCCGTACTGATCTACTTCATCCATCACGTCGCCAATTCGATCCGCATCGAAACGGTGCTTGCCGATCTCTCTCAGGAGACACGAGGCACCATCGAGCGTCTCTTTCCGGCCCAGATGGGCCAGGAGCCGGAACGGCGCGACGGCCACACCCCTGCCAGCCTGCTCCACATGCTGGAGGGGGATTCACGCGCGGTGTTCGTTGACGGCAGCGGCTATGTGCAGCGCCTCGACGAGGCGGCCTTGATGCGCATCGCCACCGAACATGATCTGGTCATCGGCGTGGATTCGCCTCCGGGCCGGTTCGTCACCGAGCGGATCCCGCTGCTCCGCGCCGCCCCCCGGGCGCGTGTGTCGGAGGCGGTGGAGGATCGCCTGCGCCAGGCTTTCGTCCTTGGCGCGGATCGCACGCCCATGCAGGACCTGCAGTTCTCTCTTCACCGGTTTGTCGAGATCGCGCAGCGCGCCCTCTCCCCCGGCATCAACGACCCAACCACGGCGCTGTACTGCATCGACAGGCTCGAACAGGCCCTATGCCTGCTGGCCGAGCGCGACATGCCGTCTCCGGTGCGGGCGGACGAAGCGGGGCGGCCGCGGGTGCTCGTCCCGGTCAACACGTTCGAGGAATTCGCCTGTCCCGCGCTGGCGGCCATCGCCCGCTATGGGATGAACGATGCCGACGTGGTGCGCCAGCTGCTCGCCAGCACGAAGGGGCTGGAAACCATCGCGCCTCGCAATGCGCGCGACGCCTTACGGCGTCTGGCCGCCGCCATCGAATCCGAAAGCGGAGCCTCGCTCAAATCCTTCGACATCGGCGTTTCACCCCACGGGCCTACCTATCCCTATGGATGA